A window of the Myxococcus fulvus genome harbors these coding sequences:
- a CDS encoding tetratricopeptide repeat protein, whose translation MGRVIKHEAGEGMRMETGAVHRMRSFARGEATWAEVEGMTFEEAKAIAQVGCDLAAAGRLEEARILFEGLVAGNPRDAGAHAALGTVYQKLGRLEEAIAEFSAALARDAGHPVALANRGELYLRKGERQGFTDLSKAVEVDPHGETAAGRRARALVKAITLVAVEKLKQDAQQP comes from the coding sequence ATGGGTCGCGTCATCAAACACGAGGCAGGCGAGGGCATGCGGATGGAGACCGGGGCGGTGCACAGGATGCGGTCCTTCGCGCGGGGCGAGGCGACGTGGGCGGAGGTGGAGGGGATGACCTTCGAGGAGGCGAAGGCGATTGCGCAGGTGGGGTGCGACCTGGCGGCCGCGGGGCGGCTGGAGGAGGCGCGCATCCTCTTCGAGGGGCTGGTGGCCGGGAACCCTCGGGACGCGGGCGCTCACGCGGCGCTGGGCACCGTGTACCAGAAGCTCGGGAGGCTGGAGGAGGCCATCGCGGAGTTCAGCGCGGCGCTGGCGCGGGACGCGGGGCATCCGGTGGCGCTGGCGAACCGGGGGGAGCTGTACCTGCGCAAGGGGGAGCGGCAGGGCTTCACGGACCTGTCGAAGGCGGTGGAGGTGGACCCGCACGGTGAGACGGCGGCGGGGCGCAGGGCGCGGGCGCTGGTGAAGGCCATCACGCTGGTCGCGGTGGAGAAGCTCAAGCAGGACGCCCAGCAGCCGTAG